The following coding sequences are from one Epilithonimonas vandammei window:
- a CDS encoding RHS repeat-associated core domain-containing protein: MKKLYLFFTAILSTGVYSQSILNQAETGSRTVSDPQTVILAQGFHASSNVSNPFIAKIGVFTENNLTNPTNSDAGSTNPSGTTAPTGMSFHDTQGNIDVNGGGQLQYTLPIALPPGVKSVAPQINLVYTSGSGNGIAGYGWNLSGITSISRVGRTIEKDGEVRGIKLDYSDYYSFNGQRLILKSGEYGKDGAEYVTEKYSNVKIKSVGVAQTATPQPMYFHVTFEDGSQAWYGDTQSDDPEFNSANARTSLDYYIVKWMDAQGNYISYNYEVTTGQMQGLVSRIATIAWGGNEKLNKPNFNEVKFDYIARDFVEDSYVGGFRFVQDKILKNITINANGSQFKKYLITHKKQGINYDFVDFITEQNSAESSANPVKFVYPENTQGDPDVLTLPDSEPFNGVKFTGDFNGDSYLDFVMTNGNIKLGAFNDNFSTISTNKSFNSKSLVVNTLIDTDGTINNGNGIIQLETNKLVGYVFKNNSFQKVFEKQVFENPCSNYSLPDRCTISTNIREGDLNGDGISDAFIEVSANVTLSYPCPGNNVAPSFEEPGNCIETHTIDVGNFIVDLKNQNNPVATYTNDAGVSDGLFQNQKYIDLDGDGKIDIINVTNTNYSVLEYVQTGTNQYLKKIRFTSNLFETKQNEFPVLYGDFNGDGKLDFTIPITEGKTGKDDWRFYMGTGIGFDSFVKTDFMMFKRPYQTWSSGCALVFKIHNYSIADLNHDGKSDIVHVMSENNLDIITGNRRKISYVIESRIVSGKENISLNFYSAPLKTFSFYNYDAYELAQFTPITNPIKSNNNYYDIFLYWKEKLHKIKSPTPLVELARIQSINQGNRITSVSYKELVPNDGYGFYYNSMKMTYPYISFDRINQSFAVSQLSQSNKIQQFKYRGYTANLHGKGILGFRQIARSSWFSNENTIVWFGEEIDPLNEGLLVKEWSVKTIGDVNSIFPTDISENNNQLLSYKKTDYSTDVLANGVKATLPWKSKTKDFLKDITTDSQIFYGSYYLPEETTTSINGGFATSETLMSYTHNPSGIGKDYYIGRPESKIESTTAYGDTKSTEENYDYSNNLLSNLSKKPSSSQGHINESYQYDGWGNIIEKTVKYQPPRGMTPPSLVQTEKAQYDDKGRFAIKKTDNLNLETNITYNDWGQVLTQTDPLGVILSNTYDGWGKLLTSKTNLTGQTTYTYAKNSDGGNVVTQYDPDGNISKKYTNKLGQEYKTQSKGFGQNNYVAKYRLYDAIGRQVKESEPYFDTATEELPSNVKWNEIEYDDTIFPTKVTAKAFNGKQMETTVSGRTTTVRELNGNLRTTAKTEDAVGNVITSTDKGGTINFGYNAAGQQISAKYGTNTVTTAYDDWGRKIEFNDPSNGIYTYHYDGLGRILTEISPKGTKEYTYNDFGQLATQQEYSNDGTSTNKSISYSYNSKGLLTSKQGTSNGKAYSNIVSYDTYGRVISTSENSNGKYFMKKGITYDDMMRIVSYEKSLYSSGQYTKVIIENVYDNWGGELYQVKDKAQNKVLWELQSTEADGKVLTAKLGGTSITNQYNSNNFLYTTQHKNLSNNATVLQMTYSFNAIKNELNTRTRGGDFNITENFEYDDNNRLVNWTDPVTGAFSQNAIKNTYDIKGRITNNDQVGEIKFTNSNKVYQATGMVLNTTGQQNFNEKLLQKITYNENNDPIFIDGLKGDVAFTYGLTEMRQMATYGGNFNKDGEGKFTKYYSEDGSYEIVRNNQTGQEKHILYIGGTPYESNILYLKDYTESSGSYKFLHKDYLGSILAITDEAGNAVEQRHYDAWGQFTHLKVGSQSMIVGVQQVTDFLANNSLLLDRGYTSHEHFSEVGLIHMNGRLYDSLLRRFLNADENIQDMFNTQNYNKYGYVLNNPMLYMDPSGEFIWMAVGFVIGAYMAGVQANGGWNPTKWNWGQTWGKIVMGGAIGAVSGGMGAAAGTAAMAASGFTGGVIGGAIAGSVGGLVGGAISGLGNSVIFGGNPITGTLTGALSGAVMGGVIGGVAGGVGTLWSNSRATDPSQLRNIWSNESVVAGRSPWAFNNIEKPTVTVGKIKTVIPGEVTPEGIDGTGTGTLKLQDLGDGVKIAPRPNEIVNSVKEFEYVKNFDKKIILNGDLDISDVDYKALYNSYSQSGKAIQGKNMSIKGYSFKYFDSYKGSIYPSTSLGGTPSMHIINNTTGWQYKIRFNIK; the protein is encoded by the coding sequence ATGAAAAAGCTATACTTATTTTTCACTGCGATTTTATCGACTGGTGTATATTCACAGTCTATATTGAATCAGGCAGAGACTGGCTCGAGGACGGTCTCTGATCCTCAGACCGTGATTTTGGCGCAAGGGTTTCATGCAAGTTCGAATGTATCCAATCCCTTTATTGCAAAGATTGGGGTTTTTACAGAAAATAATCTAACAAATCCAACAAACTCAGATGCGGGTTCAACGAATCCTTCAGGTACAACGGCTCCAACAGGAATGAGTTTTCATGATACACAAGGTAATATTGATGTTAATGGAGGAGGTCAATTACAATACACATTACCAATTGCCTTACCCCCTGGAGTTAAAAGTGTTGCTCCACAAATCAATTTAGTTTACACAAGTGGTAGCGGCAATGGTATAGCAGGTTATGGCTGGAATCTTTCCGGGATTACATCAATATCACGAGTTGGAAGAACCATAGAGAAAGATGGAGAAGTTAGAGGAATCAAATTAGATTACTCAGATTATTATAGTTTCAATGGTCAGAGATTGATATTGAAGTCTGGGGAATATGGCAAAGATGGAGCAGAATATGTGACTGAAAAATATTCCAATGTTAAGATTAAATCTGTTGGCGTTGCTCAAACAGCAACGCCACAGCCAATGTATTTTCACGTAACATTTGAAGATGGCTCACAGGCTTGGTATGGAGACACTCAATCTGATGATCCGGAATTTAATTCTGCCAATGCGAGAACTTCATTGGACTATTACATTGTTAAGTGGATGGATGCCCAAGGTAATTATATTAGTTATAATTATGAAGTAACAACTGGGCAAATGCAAGGATTGGTTAGTAGGATTGCCACAATAGCTTGGGGTGGAAATGAAAAATTAAATAAACCAAACTTTAATGAAGTTAAGTTTGATTACATTGCTAGAGATTTTGTTGAAGATTCATATGTTGGTGGATTTAGATTTGTTCAGGATAAAATACTAAAAAATATTACAATAAATGCAAATGGCTCACAGTTTAAAAAATACTTAATAACACATAAAAAGCAAGGAATTAATTATGATTTTGTAGATTTTATTACAGAGCAGAATTCAGCGGAATCATCGGCTAATCCAGTTAAATTTGTATACCCAGAAAATACACAGGGTGATCCAGATGTTTTAACATTACCAGATTCCGAGCCTTTTAATGGAGTTAAATTTACAGGTGATTTTAATGGTGATTCTTATTTAGATTTTGTAATGACTAATGGCAACATTAAATTAGGTGCCTTTAATGATAATTTTTCAACAATCTCTACTAATAAATCATTTAATTCAAAATCTTTAGTTGTTAATACTTTAATCGATACTGATGGTACCATAAACAATGGTAATGGAATTATACAATTAGAGACTAATAAATTAGTCGGATATGTATTTAAGAATAATTCTTTCCAAAAAGTTTTTGAAAAACAAGTTTTTGAAAATCCGTGCTCTAATTATAGCTTACCCGATAGATGTACAATTTCCACTAATATCCGGGAGGGCGATTTGAATGGTGATGGTATTTCAGATGCTTTTATTGAAGTTTCTGCTAATGTAACTTTATCTTATCCTTGTCCTGGAAATAATGTAGCACCTAGCTTTGAGGAGCCGGGAAACTGTATTGAAACACATACAATTGATGTAGGAAATTTTATAGTAGATCTTAAAAATCAAAATAATCCAGTTGCAACATATACAAATGATGCTGGGGTTAGTGATGGATTATTCCAAAATCAAAAGTATATTGACCTAGATGGAGATGGAAAAATTGATATTATCAATGTAACAAATACTAATTATAGTGTTTTGGAGTATGTACAAACGGGAACAAATCAATATTTAAAAAAAATTAGATTTACCTCAAATCTTTTTGAAACAAAACAAAATGAATTTCCTGTTCTGTATGGAGATTTTAATGGTGATGGAAAATTAGATTTCACAATTCCAATTACTGAAGGCAAGACAGGGAAAGATGATTGGCGGTTTTACATGGGTACAGGTATTGGCTTTGACAGTTTTGTCAAAACTGATTTTATGATGTTCAAAAGACCATATCAGACCTGGAGTAGTGGTTGTGCATTAGTTTTTAAAATACATAATTATTCTATAGCAGATTTAAACCATGATGGAAAATCTGATATTGTTCACGTTATGTCGGAAAATAATCTTGATATTATAACAGGGAATAGGAGAAAAATTTCTTATGTTATTGAATCAAGAATAGTTTCCGGTAAAGAAAATATTTCTTTAAATTTCTACAGTGCTCCTTTGAAGACATTTAGCTTTTATAATTATGATGCATATGAATTAGCACAATTTACGCCGATAACCAATCCAATAAAATCAAATAATAATTATTATGACATTTTTTTATATTGGAAAGAAAAACTTCATAAAATAAAATCGCCAACACCTTTAGTTGAACTCGCAAGGATTCAATCTATTAACCAAGGAAATAGAATAACCTCTGTTAGTTATAAAGAGTTAGTTCCTAATGATGGATATGGATTCTATTATAATTCTATGAAAATGACGTATCCATACATATCATTTGACAGGATAAATCAAAGTTTTGCTGTATCTCAATTGAGCCAATCTAATAAGATTCAACAATTTAAATATCGTGGATATACCGCAAATCTTCATGGTAAAGGAATCTTAGGATTTAGGCAAATTGCTCGCTCTTCTTGGTTCTCCAATGAAAATACTATAGTTTGGTTTGGAGAAGAAATTGATCCATTAAATGAAGGCCTTTTAGTTAAAGAATGGAGTGTTAAAACAATTGGAGATGTAAATTCAATTTTTCCGACAGATATTTCTGAAAATAACAATCAACTTTTATCGTATAAAAAGACGGATTATTCTACTGATGTACTAGCCAATGGTGTTAAAGCAACACTTCCGTGGAAAAGTAAAACCAAAGATTTTCTAAAAGATATTACAACTGACTCTCAAATTTTTTATGGCAGTTATTATTTGCCGGAAGAGACAACAACCAGTATCAACGGTGGTTTTGCAACATCAGAAACATTGATGTCTTATACCCATAATCCGTCAGGAATAGGTAAGGATTATTATATCGGGAGGCCAGAATCAAAGATAGAATCAACAACTGCTTACGGAGATACAAAAAGTACAGAGGAAAATTATGATTACAGCAATAATCTTTTATCAAATCTTAGTAAAAAGCCATCTTCTTCCCAAGGTCATATCAATGAATCATATCAATATGATGGTTGGGGTAATATTATAGAGAAAACGGTAAAATACCAACCGCCTAGAGGTATGACACCACCATCTTTAGTTCAAACAGAGAAGGCGCAGTATGATGACAAGGGTCGTTTTGCCATTAAGAAAACAGATAATCTTAATCTTGAAACTAATATTACTTATAATGACTGGGGTCAGGTTTTAACTCAAACAGATCCTTTAGGAGTTATTTTGAGTAATACTTATGATGGCTGGGGGAAATTACTGACCTCCAAAACTAATCTTACAGGCCAAACAACATATACTTATGCCAAGAATTCAGATGGTGGGAATGTGGTAACCCAATATGATCCAGATGGAAATATATCAAAAAAATACACGAATAAACTTGGTCAGGAATATAAAACCCAAAGTAAAGGTTTTGGACAAAATAACTATGTTGCTAAATACAGGCTATATGATGCCATTGGTAGACAGGTAAAAGAATCGGAACCTTATTTTGATACAGCAACTGAAGAATTGCCTTCAAATGTGAAGTGGAATGAAATTGAATATGATGATACTATTTTTCCGACAAAAGTAACAGCAAAAGCATTTAACGGTAAGCAGATGGAAACGACTGTTTCAGGAAGGACAACTACTGTTAGAGAGCTAAACGGAAACTTACGAACGACTGCCAAAACAGAAGATGCAGTAGGAAATGTTATCACTTCAACAGATAAAGGAGGAACGATTAATTTTGGGTATAATGCGGCGGGACAGCAAATCAGTGCAAAGTACGGAACTAATACTGTTACGACAGCTTATGATGACTGGGGAAGAAAGATAGAATTCAATGATCCTTCCAATGGAATTTATACTTATCATTACGATGGTTTAGGAAGAATTTTAACAGAAATCAGTCCAAAGGGGACAAAGGAATATACTTACAACGATTTTGGACAGCTTGCTACACAACAAGAATATTCTAACGACGGCACATCCACTAATAAATCGATCAGTTATTCTTACAATTCCAAAGGATTACTTACCAGCAAGCAGGGAACCTCTAATGGTAAAGCATATAGTAACATTGTAAGTTATGATACTTACGGTCGTGTTATTTCCACATCAGAGAACAGCAATGGGAAATACTTTATGAAGAAGGGGATTACCTATGATGATATGATGCGTATAGTATCCTATGAGAAAAGTTTATATTCATCTGGGCAATATACCAAAGTGATTATAGAGAATGTTTATGATAATTGGGGAGGAGAACTGTATCAAGTTAAAGATAAGGCTCAAAATAAAGTACTTTGGGAACTGCAATCTACAGAAGCAGATGGGAAAGTACTTACAGCTAAATTAGGAGGAACATCTATTACCAACCAATATAATAGCAATAATTTTCTTTATACAACACAACATAAAAATTTAAGTAACAATGCTACTGTTTTACAAATGACTTATAGCTTTAATGCTATTAAAAATGAGTTAAACACTAGAACTAGAGGGGGAGATTTTAATATTACTGAGAACTTTGAATATGATGATAACAATAGATTAGTTAACTGGACAGATCCCGTAACAGGAGCATTCTCTCAGAATGCAATTAAAAATACTTATGACATCAAAGGAAGAATCACAAACAATGATCAGGTAGGAGAGATTAAATTTACTAATAGTAATAAGGTTTACCAGGCTACCGGAATGGTTCTTAACACCACGGGTCAGCAAAACTTTAATGAGAAGCTGCTTCAAAAGATTACTTATAATGAAAACAATGATCCAATTTTCATTGATGGACTGAAGGGAGATGTAGCCTTCACTTATGGTCTTACAGAGATGCGTCAGATGGCAACTTATGGAGGTAACTTTAACAAAGATGGGGAAGGAAAGTTCACCAAGTATTACAGTGAGGATGGCAGCTATGAGATTGTAAGAAATAATCAGACAGGACAAGAGAAGCATATTCTTTACATAGGGGGCACACCTTATGAAAGCAATATTCTATATTTAAAGGATTACACCGAGAGCAGCGGATCATACAAATTCTTACATAAGGATTATCTGGGTAGTATTCTTGCAATTACCGATGAGGCAGGTAATGCAGTAGAACAAAGACATTATGATGCGTGGGGACAATTTACTCATCTGAAGGTTGGTTCACAGTCTATGATTGTAGGCGTACAGCAGGTGACAGATTTCTTGGCTAACAATAGCTTGCTACTCGATAGAGGTTACACAAGTCATGAGCATTTCTCAGAAGTAGGATTAATTCATATGAATGGACGTTTGTATGATTCATTGTTGAGAAGATTCTTGAATGCTGATGAGAATATCCAGGATATGTTCAATACGCAGAACTATAATAAGTATGGATATGTATTGAACAATCCTATGCTATATATGGATCCTAGTGGGGAATTCATTTGGATGGCTGTGGGATTTGTTATTGGAGCATATATGGCTGGTGTACAGGCTAATGGAGGATGGAACCCTACTAAATGGAATTGGGGGCAAACCTGGGGTAAGATTGTTATGGGAGGAGCCATTGGAGCAGTAAGTGGAGGAATGGGAGCTGCAGCAGGAACCGCTGCAATGGCTGCTAGTGGTTTCACAGGTGGTGTTATAGGCGGAGCGATAGCTGGATCTGTTGGTGGGCTTGTCGGTGGAGCAATTAGTGGTTTAGGTAATTCTGTGATATTTGGAGGTAATCCTATTACTGGGACACTTACCGGTGCTTTATCGGGTGCCGTTATGGGAGGTGTTATAGGAGGTGTTGCAGGGGGGGTAGGCACTCTTTGGAGTAATTCAAGAGCAACCGACCCATCTCAGCTTAGAAACATTTGGAGTAATGAATCGGTGGTTGCAGGTAGATCTCCTTGGGCCTTTAATAATATTGAAAAGCCAACTGTAACAGTAGGGAAAATTAAAACTGTGATTCCGGGGGAGGTTACTCCGGAAGGAATAGATGGGACCGGCACAGGAACATTAAAATTACAAGATTTAGGAGATGGCGTAAAAATTGCGCCGAGACCCAATGAAATTGTTAATAGTGTAAAAGAATTTGAATATGTCAAAAACTTTGATAAAAAAATTATTTTAAATGGGGATCTAGATATTTCAGACGTTGATTATAAAGCTTTATATAATTCTTATTCTCAGTCTGGAAAAGCAATTCAAGGAAAAAATATGTCGATAAAAGGCTATAGTTTTAAATATTTTGATAGCTACAAGGGAAGTATATATCCATCGACAAGTTTAGGAGGAACTCCTTCCATGCATATTATTAACAATACAACTGGTTGGCAATATAAAATAAGATTTAATATAAAATAA
- a CDS encoding nucleoid-associated protein, with protein sequence MFSKITVHRVGNKINGESLTLSQEELQLEEDMKELLGNYFMSAFKSEEQFQFYSDSYLVNNPVYSSVSEIFEDKAKFQWESENIAKHLFNAAENPRVQAGELFIVYFEGEPIETEDGEPKQIDSIGIFKTEKRESFLKIFPKNETFDIERDQGISLSKIDKAALIYNNDKESGYILSVVDNNKNGDMYYWFEDFLKVKQRDDEYFHTQETLTVYKDFITQKLPEEFEVSKADQADFLNKSINFFKEKEEFKYDDFVNEVLQDESVIESFSNFKSDYEQDMQISISEDFPINNQAVKKQQRHFKSIIKLDKNFHIYIHGDRKMIETGQDDKGKFYRLYFEQEK encoded by the coding sequence ATGTTTTCAAAAATCACAGTTCACAGAGTCGGGAATAAAATCAATGGTGAGTCGCTTACGCTTTCGCAGGAAGAACTTCAGCTGGAAGAAGATATGAAAGAACTGCTCGGTAATTATTTTATGAGCGCTTTCAAATCTGAGGAGCAATTTCAATTTTACAGTGATTCTTACTTGGTAAACAATCCGGTGTACAGCTCTGTGTCGGAGATTTTTGAAGACAAAGCCAAATTCCAGTGGGAATCCGAGAATATTGCCAAGCATCTTTTCAATGCGGCAGAAAATCCGAGAGTACAGGCTGGCGAATTGTTCATCGTTTACTTTGAGGGCGAGCCTATTGAAACTGAAGATGGCGAACCGAAACAAATCGATTCCATCGGTATTTTCAAAACTGAAAAAAGAGAATCTTTTCTGAAAATATTTCCTAAGAATGAAACGTTTGATATCGAAAGAGATCAAGGAATCAGCCTGTCAAAGATTGATAAAGCAGCGTTGATCTACAACAATGACAAAGAGTCCGGCTATATCCTGTCTGTGGTAGATAACAACAAAAATGGCGATATGTATTACTGGTTCGAGGATTTTCTGAAAGTGAAACAACGCGATGACGAATACTTCCACACCCAGGAAACGCTCACGGTTTATAAGGATTTCATCACACAGAAACTACCGGAAGAATTTGAAGTTTCCAAAGCAGATCAGGCAGATTTTCTGAATAAGTCCATCAATTTCTTCAAAGAAAAAGAAGAATTCAAGTATGATGATTTTGTGAACGAAGTGTTGCAGGACGAAAGTGTGATCGAAAGTTTTTCCAACTTCAAATCCGATTATGAGCAGGATATGCAGATCTCGATCTCGGAAGACTTCCCCATTAATAATCAGGCCGTTAAAAAACAGCAAAGACATTTCAAATCCATCATCAAGCTCGATAAAAATTTCCATATCTACATCCACGGTGACCGCAAAATGATAGAAACCGGACAGGATGACAAAGGAAAATTCTACAGACTTTACTTTGAGCAGGAGAAATAA
- a CDS encoding TonB-dependent receptor codes for MKNILSLLLVFCGLALVSSQKYTVEGTVQDYHDKTMLQNVTVTIGTYSAKTDPSGKFRIRQIPEGSYTLLASHPDCESFSESIYVNKDLHLSISLEHHVNEIESVTLHGNHKNNGTLVIKTLDHTAIERNSTENLGNLLKNISGVSGLKTGNNIVKPVIHGLYGSRISIVNNGVRMAEQEWGVEHAPNIDVNNFQHIDVIKGASALRYGSDAIGGVVVLEPEIFLKKDTLKGNIGLSGISNGRGLGLDVNLVKVWKNGWAVKSGGNLHKLGDQSAPHYNLKNTGSDFSSFNFTVQKNSFKSGISFDYYLTNQNLGILRDSHVSTPRDYEAAMNTPIPFYSGKFSYDIDNPRQLVEHHLAKIAAFHRFENIGKISTTYSFQYNHRQEFDLRRGTLSEIPSLDLALMTHQFNINNLLEREKWSLETGIDAAFQNNYSDPATQARRLIPNYDKYSAGISSVFKYKISPQLNAEAGVRYDYNYYDVTKWYNKSDWEDYYAATFPQFYVKKDANRVLTRPKLTFENWSYNAGMEYHPSASFNLKFNYAKVGRTPNIAELFSDGLHHSAAIIEKGNMNIKNEEGHQFNLVADTKFEVLKGLEISANPYFFITKNFINQIPNGVLQLTQAGTFPVWIYQQIDAKMYGLDFDINLNITDNLSYKGRGAYVYGQDETNNEPLILMMPVNFSNTLQFKNQKWHGFYFNIENQTFLYQNRFPGHNLEYTDYIDGEEVNKTVDISTPPRQYSLWNIQTGINLAKNFSAGLTVNNVFDISYRDYLNRMRFFANDLGRNFILNFRYKF; via the coding sequence ATGAAAAACATTCTTAGTCTGTTGTTAGTCTTCTGTGGACTGGCATTGGTCTCTTCCCAGAAATATACTGTAGAAGGAACCGTTCAGGATTATCATGACAAGACCATGCTGCAAAATGTTACGGTGACCATCGGAACATATTCTGCCAAAACAGATCCGTCCGGCAAGTTCAGAATCAGACAAATCCCTGAGGGTAGTTATACTTTGCTGGCATCGCATCCGGATTGCGAGAGTTTTTCGGAATCCATATATGTCAATAAAGATTTGCATCTTTCCATCAGCCTGGAACATCATGTAAACGAGATCGAGTCTGTAACACTTCACGGTAATCATAAAAATAATGGCACGCTTGTCATAAAAACACTAGATCATACCGCAATTGAAAGAAATTCAACAGAAAATTTGGGAAATCTGCTCAAGAATATTTCTGGTGTGAGCGGACTGAAAACAGGGAATAACATCGTAAAACCAGTAATTCACGGACTTTATGGAAGCCGCATTTCCATCGTTAATAATGGTGTCAGGATGGCAGAGCAGGAGTGGGGCGTGGAACATGCACCCAATATTGATGTCAATAATTTCCAACATATTGATGTCATCAAAGGTGCATCGGCTCTTAGGTACGGAAGTGATGCCATTGGCGGCGTTGTGGTTCTGGAGCCGGAGATTTTCCTTAAAAAAGATACACTGAAAGGAAATATCGGACTTTCTGGCATATCCAACGGACGAGGTCTTGGTTTGGATGTCAATCTGGTAAAGGTCTGGAAAAACGGTTGGGCAGTAAAATCCGGAGGTAATCTTCACAAGCTGGGTGATCAAAGTGCTCCACATTATAATCTGAAAAATACAGGCTCGGATTTTTCTTCTTTCAATTTTACGGTGCAGAAGAATTCCTTCAAAAGCGGAATATCATTCGATTATTATCTGACGAATCAAAATCTTGGGATCCTGCGCGATTCGCACGTTTCTACACCGCGGGATTATGAAGCAGCGATGAACACGCCAATCCCTTTCTACTCAGGAAAGTTCAGTTATGATATAGATAACCCGAGGCAGCTGGTAGAACATCATCTGGCAAAAATTGCTGCATTTCACAGATTCGAAAACATCGGAAAAATATCGACTACATACAGTTTTCAGTACAATCACCGTCAGGAGTTTGACCTCCGTAGAGGAACTCTTAGTGAGATTCCGTCCCTTGATTTGGCTCTGATGACGCATCAGTTCAATATCAATAATCTTCTGGAAAGAGAAAAATGGTCTTTGGAAACAGGAATTGATGCAGCCTTTCAGAATAATTATTCCGATCCGGCGACGCAGGCAAGAAGACTGATCCCCAATTATGACAAATATTCAGCAGGCATTTCTTCGGTGTTCAAATATAAAATCTCACCACAGCTGAATGCCGAAGCGGGAGTCCGTTATGATTACAATTATTATGATGTTACAAAATGGTACAATAAAAGCGATTGGGAAGATTATTATGCGGCAACTTTTCCGCAGTTCTATGTAAAAAAAGATGCCAATAGAGTCTTGACAAGACCTAAGCTGACTTTTGAGAACTGGTCTTACAACGCTGGTATGGAATATCATCCGTCAGCCAGTTTTAATCTGAAATTCAACTATGCAAAAGTAGGAAGAACACCGAATATTGCTGAGCTTTTTTCAGACGGACTGCACCATTCTGCCGCTATTATAGAGAAAGGCAATATGAATATCAAAAATGAAGAAGGACACCAGTTCAACTTGGTTGCAGACACCAAATTTGAAGTTCTGAAAGGCTTGGAGATTTCTGCTAACCCATATTTCTTTATCACAAAGAATTTCATTAACCAGATTCCGAATGGCGTTTTGCAACTGACACAGGCTGGGACTTTTCCTGTTTGGATCTACCAGCAGATTGATGCCAAAATGTACGGACTGGATTTTGATATTAATCTTAACATTACGGATAATCTTTCTTATAAAGGAAGAGGCGCTTACGTCTACGGACAGGACGAAACGAACAATGAACCGCTGATTCTGATGATGCCGGTTAATTTTTCGAATACTTTACAGTTTAAAAATCAGAAATGGCACGGATTCTATTTCAATATTGAAAATCAGACCTTTTTATATCAGAACCGTTTTCCGGGTCATAATCTAGAATATACGGACTATATAGATGGGGAAGAAGTCAATAAGACTGTGGACATCAGCACACCTCCAAGACAATATTCTCTATGGAATATTCAGACAGGGATCAATCTGGCTAAGAATTTTTCTGCTGGACTGACAGTAAATAACGTCTTCGATATTTCTTACAGAGATTATCTGAACAGAATGAGGTTTTTTGCCAACGATTTGGGAAGAAATTTCATTCTGAACTTCAGGTACAAATTTTAA
- a CDS encoding IS982 family transposase, with protein MNNLIQNYKIILKELTHTCKYITASKQIRLPKMSDLELVALNLTAEYMSINSELQLFRYISGTDLEGRIERSVYNRRKRKLFPYIEKIRETLSSKFSDFTDVFIVDSTPIEICKISRANRSAICSTDEIKPAYGYCAAQKSRYFGYKLHAVCDKNGIFHSFDFSPANVHDVNYLHDIKENFENCLLIGDRGYISKEYQLDLFNYSKINLSVPMRKNQHNFVDFCKTKSKIRKRIETNISQLCGQFLININLAKTFQGLATRIVSKITSFTMIQYLNFFVFKRSLNKSKINLC; from the coding sequence ATGAACAATCTTATTCAAAACTACAAAATTATTTTAAAAGAATTGACACACACCTGTAAATATATTACGGCAAGTAAGCAAATTAGGCTTCCAAAAATGTCTGATTTGGAACTTGTGGCACTCAACCTCACCGCAGAATATATGTCTATTAACTCTGAACTACAGTTATTTAGATACATTTCAGGGACTGATTTGGAGGGAAGAATTGAAAGGAGTGTCTACAATAGAAGGAAAAGAAAACTTTTTCCCTACATTGAAAAAATCAGAGAAACCTTGAGCAGCAAGTTTTCGGATTTCACCGATGTCTTTATTGTGGATTCCACGCCAATTGAAATCTGTAAAATAAGTCGGGCAAATCGTTCTGCAATCTGTTCCACGGATGAGATCAAACCTGCATATGGATATTGTGCCGCACAAAAATCTAGGTATTTTGGCTATAAACTTCATGCGGTTTGTGACAAAAATGGAATCTTCCACTCGTTTGATTTTTCCCCTGCAAATGTTCACGACGTGAACTATCTGCACGACATTAAGGAGAATTTTGAAAACTGCTTATTAATCGGCGACAGAGGGTACATCAGCAAAGAATACCAACTGGATTTATTCAACTATTCCAAGATAAATCTTTCGGTTCCAATGCGCAAAAACCAGCATAATTTTGTGGACTTTTGCAAGACAAAATCAAAAATCAGAAAGAGGATTGAAACCAATATTTCGCAACTGTGCGGACAGTTCTTAATAAATATTAACCTCGCAAAAACCTTTCAAGGTTTGGCAACAAGAATAGTATCAAAAATAACTTCTTTTACCATGATTCAATATCTCAATTTTTTCGTCTTCAAGAGAAGTTTGAATAAGTCAAAAATTAATTTGTGCTAA